From the genome of Excalfactoria chinensis isolate bCotChi1 chromosome 12, bCotChi1.hap2, whole genome shotgun sequence, one region includes:
- the USP19 gene encoding ubiquitin carboxyl-terminal hydrolase 19 isoform X4, which translates to MSSSTNAPGQRRVSRGLDDATNKKKQKDRANQESKEELLLDWKQNADEIIVKLNLGSGSLKVEDVDTFFTDTDCVIKLPDGRQWSCQFYEEIEGSCSKIQCKKGNFLQLVLQKKIPLHTWSSLLKRKKDGSKELGKGAMCWENGKEKASSAELAPEEPRTESTELPRTRREPSNPKRAQGRSEALGGKSPASPGTQSGPSAKRAVYLKVSPAEEEPNSRVTGSVEPGKGHGGRSGSRRNGRASQGDGPTALTDLAPPLEKAVIMAKETVPVEMPPLAATTEVFPHCVATCVEKRVLQPGSPVEASRGRESTPVLGESSKAIPSATRPLGRDGEKRDWSKDDVALEATADEPEPLVSLTFVKYDSYEKGNDLMVVHVYVKEIHKETSKVFFREQDFTLVFQTSDINFLRLHPGCGPHTVFRWQVKLRNLIEPDQCTYNFTASRIDVCLKKRHSQRWGGLEAPATRGAVGGAKVAMPTGPTPLDKTPPGSNQHPLSSKEEARTSEKEKPRVEDGSLDGVAARTAQEHVAVKQEPHIPSPKPTCMVPPMTHSPVSTESVEDDEDEDEKKKVCLPGFTGLVNLGNTCFMNSVIQSLSNTRELRDYFHDRSFESEINYNNPLGTGGRLAIGFAMLLRALWKGTHHAFQPSKLKAIVASKASQFTGYAQHDAQEFMAFLLDGLHEDLNRIQNKPYTETVDSDGRPDEVVAEEAWQRHKMRNDSFIVDLFQGQYKSKLVCPVCSKVSITFDPFLYLPVPLPQKQKVLTVYYFAKEPHKKPIKFLVSISKENSSAMEVLDSVAHSVHVKPVNLRLAEVIKNRFQRMFLPTQSLDTVSPTDLLLCFEVLSSELAKERVVELQVQQRPQVPSVPVAKCAACQKKQLSEEEKLKRCTRCYRVGYCNVTCQKTHWPDHKALCRPENIGFPFLISVPESRLTYARLAQLLEGYARYSVSVFQPPFQLGRMSPEQGLQPLLLDKLEPPAKGSCAAATSVPELGDGDRASGLLQEPPLSPAVPELHPEIGDTGTVRSKVLAARSSLLSLDSGFSEHMDSQGDSCCEKEPSYERALKPEAAIPGYQHTPDSLSARATQFYINKIDAANKEYKLEDKGDTPLELTDDCSLALVWKNNERLKEFVLVESKDLECVEDPSSASEAARAGHFTLEQCLNLFTKPEVLAPEEAWYCPKCKQHREASKQLMLWRLPNVLIIQLKRFSFRSFIWRDKINDMVDFPVRSLDLSKFCIGRKGEQQLPMYDLYAVINHYGGMIGGHYTAYARLPNDKNSQRSDVGWRLFDDSTVTTVDESQVVTRYAYVLFYRRRNSPVERPLPGHPPDHRAERTPSAEAAASQGLTSVPFGSGLAPEGAPPLAAEGLPERFASPAERPAPSYSSMEEVD; encoded by the exons ATGTCCAGCAGCACCAATGCCCCCGGCCAGAGGAGAGTGTCTCGGGGCTTGGATGATGCCACCAacaagaagaagcagaaggatcGAGCCAACCAGGAGAGCAAGGAAG AGTTGCTGCTGGACTGGAAGCAGAATGCTGATGAGATCATTGTCAAGCTGAACTTGGGAAGTGGATCTCTGAAGGTGGAGGATGTGGATACTTTTTTCACTGATACTGACTGTGTGATCAAACTACCAG ATGGGCGCCAGTGGAGCTGTCAGTTCTATGAGGAGATTGAGGGCTCCTGCAGCAAGATACAGTGCAAGAAGGGAAACTTCCTGCAGCTTGTGCTTCAGAAGAAGATCCCGCTCCACACCTGGTCTTCTCTTCTG aagagaaagaaagatggaTCCAAAGAGCTGGGCAAGGGGGCCATGTGCTGGGAGAATGGGAAGGAGAAGGCTTCTTCTGCAGAACTGGCCCCTGAAGAGCCACGGACTGAAAGCACTGAGCTTCCAAGAACCCGCAGAGAGCCATCCAACCCCAAGCGTGCTCAGGGAAGAAGCGAGGCCCTGGGAGGGAAAAGCCCAGCCAGCCCAGGGACACAAAGTGGCCCCAGCGCCAAGCGGGCAGTATACCTCAAAGTGTCTCCAGCTGAAGAGGAGCCAAATTCCAGAGTCACCGGGAGCGTGGAGCCTGGCAAAGGGCATGGCGGGAGGTCAGGCAGCCGTCGCAATGGCAGAGCCAGCCAGGGTGATGGGCCTACAGCCCTGACTGACCTCGCACCACCACTAGAGAAG gcTGTGATTATGGCCAAGGAGACTGTTCCTGTGGAGATGCCACCACTTGCTGCTACCACAGAGGTGTTCCCCCACTGTGTTGCCACCTGTGTAGAGAAAAGAGTTCTGCAGCCAGGCAGCCCTGTTGAAGCCTCACGGGGCCGGGAGAGTACACCTGTCTTGGGAGAGAGCTCTAAGGCCATCCCATCAGCCACGCGTCCCCTAGGCAGAGATGGAGAGAAGAGGGACTGGTCCAAGGACGATGTGGCTCTGGAAGCAACAGCTGACG AGCCAGAGCCTCTTGTGAGCCTGACCTTTGTCAAGTATGACTCATATGAGAAGGGCAATGACCTGATGGTGGTGCATGTTTATGTGAAGGAGATTCATAAGGAGACTTCCAAGGTTTTCTTCCGGGAGCAAGACTTCACACTGGTGTTCCAGACAAG tGACATAAACTTCCTTCGTCTCCATCCTGGCTGTGGGCCCCACACGGTGTTCCGGTGGCAGGTGAAGCTCAG GAACCTTATTGAGCCAGACCAGTGCACATACAACTTCACAGCATCTCGCATTGATGTGTGCTTAAAGAAACGCCATAGCCAACGCTGGGGAGGGCTGGAGGCTCCAGCCACACGAG GTGCAGTGGGTGGTGCAAAGGTTGCCATGCCTACAGGCCCTACCCCTTTGGATAAGACCCCTCCAGGCAGTAACCAGCACCCCCTGTCCAGCAAAGAGGAGGCCCGAACCAGTGAGAAAGAGAAGCCACGTGTCGAGGATGGGAGTCTGGATGGTGTGGCAGCCCGTACAGCCCAAGAGCACGTGGCAGTGAAGCAAGAGCCGCACATCCCCTCG CCCAAACCAACCTGCATGGTGCCACCGATGACACACAGCCCAGTGAGCACTGAGAGTGTGGAAGATGATGAGGATGAAGATGAGAAGAAGAAGGTGTGCCTGCCTGGCTTCACGGGGCTGGTGAATCTAGGCAATACCTGCTTCATGAACAGTGTCATCCAGTCACTGTCCAACACCCGGGAGCTGCGTGACTACTTCCATG ATCGATCCTTTGAGTCTGAAATCAACTACAACAACCCCCTAGGGACAGGGGGACGCTTGGCCATTGGCTTTGCTATGCTATTGCGAGCGCTCTGGAAAGGCACACACCATGCTTTTCAGCCTTCTAAATTGAAG GCAATTGTGGCCAGCAAGGCCAGCCAGTTCACTGGCTATGCCCAGCACGATGCTCAAGAGTTTATGGCCTTTCTGCTTGATGGCCTGCATGAGGATCTCAACCGCATCCAGAACAAACCCTACACAGAAACTGTTGACTCAGACGGGAGGCCTGATGAG GTGGTAGCTGAGGAGGCCTGGCAGCGACACAAGATGAGGAATGATTCCTTCATTGTGGACCTATTCCAGGGCCAGTACAAATCCAAGTTGGTGTGCCCAGTCTGTTCCAAG GTGTCCATCACCTTTGATCCCTTCCTGTACCTCCCCGTCCCCCTCCCACAAAAGCAGAAGGTGCTGACTGTCTACTACTTTGCAAAGGAGCCGCACAAGAAACCCATCAAG TTCCTCGTGAGTATCAGCAAGGAAAACTCCAGTGCCATGGAAGTACTCGACTCGGTGGCCCACAGTGTGCATGTGAAACCAGTCAACCTGCGCCTAGCAGAG GTAATCAAGAATCGCTTCCAACGCATGTTCTTGCCGACCCAGTCTCTGGACACAGTCTCTCCCACagacctgctgctctgcttcgAGGTGCTGTCCTCAGAGCTGGCCAAAGAGCGGGTAGTGGAGCTGCAGGTCCAGCAG CGCCCACAGGTACCTAGTGTCCCTGTCGCCAAGTGTGCAGCCTGCCAGAAGAAGCAGCTGTCAGAGGAAGAGAAGCTTAAGCGTTGCACGAGGTGCTATCGAGTTGGTTACTGCAACGT GACGTGTCAGAAGACACACTGGCCAGACCACAAGGCTTTGTGCCGCCCTGAGAACATCGGTTTCCCCTTCCTCATCAGTGTGCCGGAATCCCGCCTCACTTACGCCCGCCTGGCCCAGCTGCTGGAGGGCTACGCAAG GTACTCGGTCAGCGTGTTTCAGCCTCCTTTCCAGCTGGGACGGATGTCACCAGAGCAGGGgcttcagcctctgctcctAGACAAACTGGAGCCCCCGGCCAAAGGCAGCTGTGCCGCCGCCACCTCTGTTCCTGAGCTGGGGGACGGGGACAGGGCTTCCGGCCTCCTGCAGGAGCCTCCCCTCTCACCAGCTGTGCCTGAGCTGCACCCGGAGATTGGTGACACTGGCACTGTTCGGAGCAAGGTCCTGGCTGCCAGGAGTTCCCTGCTGAGCTTGGATTCAGGCTTCTCTGAGCACATGGATTCGCAGGGTGACAGCTGTTGCGAGAAAGAGCCGTCCTATGAGAGAGCCCTCAAACCAGAAG CTGCCATCCCTGGGTACCAGCACACTCCAGACTCGCTGAGCGCCCGTGCCACGCAGTTCTACATCAACAAGATCGATGCTGCCAACAAAGAGTATAAGCTGGAAGATAAAG GTGACACCCCCTTGGAACTGACAGATGACTGTTCCCTTGCCCTGGTGTGGAAGAACAATGAGCGCCTCAAGGAATTTGTATTGGTGGAGTCCAAGGATCTGGAGTGTGTGGAGGATCCGAGCTCAGCCAGTGAAGCAGCCCGAGCTGGCCACTTCACCCTGGAGCAGTGCCTCAATCTCTTCACCAAGCCTGAAGTCCTGGCCCCAGAGGAAGCATG GTACTGCCCCAAGTGCAAACAGCACCGTGAGGCCTCCAAGCAGTTGATGCTGTGGCGCCTGCCCAACGTCCTCATCATCCAGCTCAAGCGCTTCTCCTTCCGCAGCTTTATTTGGAGGGACAAGATCAATGATATGGTTGACTTCCCTGTCCG GAGCCTGGACCTAAGCAAATTCTGCATCGGCCGGAAGGGTGAGCAACAGCTGCCTATGTATGACCTGTATGCTGTAATCAATCACTATGGAGGCATGATTGGCGGGCACTACACGGCATATGCCCGCCTGCCCAACGACAAGAACAGCCAGCGCAGTGACGTGG GCTGGCGGCTCTTCGATGACAGCACAGTCACCACCGTGGACGAGAGCCAGGTGGTAACCAGATATGCGTATGTCCTCTTCTACCGCCGGAGGAACTCTCCTGTGGAGAGACCTCTGCCAGGGCACCCCCCAGACCACCGAGCTGAGCGCACCCCCTCTGCTGAAGCTGCTGCCAGTCAG GGACTGACTTCGGTGCCGTTTGGATCCGGCCTGGCCCCCGAAGGAGCCCCGCCGCTGGCTGCGGAAGGCCTCCCCGAGCGCTTCGCCAGCCCCGCCGAGCGCCCGGCCCCCTCCTACAGCAGCATGGAAGAAGTGGATTAG
- the USP19 gene encoding ubiquitin carboxyl-terminal hydrolase 19 isoform X5: protein MSSSTNAPGQRRVSRGLDDATNKKKQKDRANQESKEELLLDWKQNADEIIVKLNLGSGSLKVEDVDTFFTDTDCVIKLPDGRQWSCQFYEEIEGSCSKIQCKKGNFLQLVLQKKIPLHTWSSLLKRKKDGSKELGKGAMCWENGKEKASSAELAPEEPRTESTELPRTRREPSNPKRAQGRSEALGGKSPASPGTQSGPSAKRAVYLKVSPAEEEPNSRVTGSVEPGKGHGGRSGSRRNGRASQGDGPTALTDLAPPLEKAVIMAKETVPVEMPPLAATTEVFPHCVATCVEKRVLQPGSPVEASRGRESTPVLGESSKAIPSATRPLGRDGEKRDWSKDDVALEATADEPEPLVSLTFVKYDSYEKGNDLMVVHVYVKEIHKETSKVFFREQDFTLVFQTSDINFLRLHPGCGPHTVFRWQVKLRNLIEPDQCTYNFTASRIDVCLKKRHSQRWGGLEAPATRVGGAKVAMPTGPTPLDKTPPGSNQHPLSSKEEARTSEKEKPRVEDGSLDGVAARTAQEHVAVKQEPHIPSPKPTCMVPPMTHSPVSTESVEDDEDEDEKKKVCLPGFTGLVNLGNTCFMNSVIQSLSNTRELRDYFHDRSFESEINYNNPLGTGGRLAIGFAMLLRALWKGTHHAFQPSKLKAIVASKASQFTGYAQHDAQEFMAFLLDGLHEDLNRIQNKPYTETVDSDGRPDEVVAEEAWQRHKMRNDSFIVDLFQGQYKSKLVCPVCSKVSITFDPFLYLPVPLPQKQKVLTVYYFAKEPHKKPIKFLVSISKENSSAMEVLDSVAHSVHVKPVNLRLAEVIKNRFQRMFLPTQSLDTVSPTDLLLCFEVLSSELAKERVVELQVQQRPQVPSVPVAKCAACQKKQLSEEEKLKRCTRCYRVGYCNVTCQKTHWPDHKALCRPENIGFPFLISVPESRLTYARLAQLLEGYARYSVSVFQPPFQLGRMSPEQGLQPLLLDKLEPPAKGSCAAATSVPELGDGDRASGLLQEPPLSPAVPELHPEIGDTGTVRSKVLAARSSLLSLDSGFSEHMDSQGDSCCEKEPSYERALKPEAAIPGYQHTPDSLSARATQFYINKIDAANKEYKLEDKGDTPLELTDDCSLALVWKNNERLKEFVLVESKDLECVEDPSSASEAARAGHFTLEQCLNLFTKPEVLAPEEAWYCPKCKQHREASKQLMLWRLPNVLIIQLKRFSFRSFIWRDKINDMVDFPVRSLDLSKFCIGRKGEQQLPMYDLYAVINHYGGMIGGHYTAYARLPNDKNSQRSDVGWRLFDDSTVTTVDESQVVTRYAYVLFYRRRNSPVERPLPGHPPDHRAERTPSAEAAASQGLTSVPFGSGLAPEGAPPLAAEGLPERFASPAERPAPSYSSMEEVD, encoded by the exons ATGTCCAGCAGCACCAATGCCCCCGGCCAGAGGAGAGTGTCTCGGGGCTTGGATGATGCCACCAacaagaagaagcagaaggatcGAGCCAACCAGGAGAGCAAGGAAG AGTTGCTGCTGGACTGGAAGCAGAATGCTGATGAGATCATTGTCAAGCTGAACTTGGGAAGTGGATCTCTGAAGGTGGAGGATGTGGATACTTTTTTCACTGATACTGACTGTGTGATCAAACTACCAG ATGGGCGCCAGTGGAGCTGTCAGTTCTATGAGGAGATTGAGGGCTCCTGCAGCAAGATACAGTGCAAGAAGGGAAACTTCCTGCAGCTTGTGCTTCAGAAGAAGATCCCGCTCCACACCTGGTCTTCTCTTCTG aagagaaagaaagatggaTCCAAAGAGCTGGGCAAGGGGGCCATGTGCTGGGAGAATGGGAAGGAGAAGGCTTCTTCTGCAGAACTGGCCCCTGAAGAGCCACGGACTGAAAGCACTGAGCTTCCAAGAACCCGCAGAGAGCCATCCAACCCCAAGCGTGCTCAGGGAAGAAGCGAGGCCCTGGGAGGGAAAAGCCCAGCCAGCCCAGGGACACAAAGTGGCCCCAGCGCCAAGCGGGCAGTATACCTCAAAGTGTCTCCAGCTGAAGAGGAGCCAAATTCCAGAGTCACCGGGAGCGTGGAGCCTGGCAAAGGGCATGGCGGGAGGTCAGGCAGCCGTCGCAATGGCAGAGCCAGCCAGGGTGATGGGCCTACAGCCCTGACTGACCTCGCACCACCACTAGAGAAG gcTGTGATTATGGCCAAGGAGACTGTTCCTGTGGAGATGCCACCACTTGCTGCTACCACAGAGGTGTTCCCCCACTGTGTTGCCACCTGTGTAGAGAAAAGAGTTCTGCAGCCAGGCAGCCCTGTTGAAGCCTCACGGGGCCGGGAGAGTACACCTGTCTTGGGAGAGAGCTCTAAGGCCATCCCATCAGCCACGCGTCCCCTAGGCAGAGATGGAGAGAAGAGGGACTGGTCCAAGGACGATGTGGCTCTGGAAGCAACAGCTGACG AGCCAGAGCCTCTTGTGAGCCTGACCTTTGTCAAGTATGACTCATATGAGAAGGGCAATGACCTGATGGTGGTGCATGTTTATGTGAAGGAGATTCATAAGGAGACTTCCAAGGTTTTCTTCCGGGAGCAAGACTTCACACTGGTGTTCCAGACAAG tGACATAAACTTCCTTCGTCTCCATCCTGGCTGTGGGCCCCACACGGTGTTCCGGTGGCAGGTGAAGCTCAG GAACCTTATTGAGCCAGACCAGTGCACATACAACTTCACAGCATCTCGCATTGATGTGTGCTTAAAGAAACGCCATAGCCAACGCTGGGGAGGGCTGGAGGCTCCAGCCACACGAG TGGGTGGTGCAAAGGTTGCCATGCCTACAGGCCCTACCCCTTTGGATAAGACCCCTCCAGGCAGTAACCAGCACCCCCTGTCCAGCAAAGAGGAGGCCCGAACCAGTGAGAAAGAGAAGCCACGTGTCGAGGATGGGAGTCTGGATGGTGTGGCAGCCCGTACAGCCCAAGAGCACGTGGCAGTGAAGCAAGAGCCGCACATCCCCTCG CCCAAACCAACCTGCATGGTGCCACCGATGACACACAGCCCAGTGAGCACTGAGAGTGTGGAAGATGATGAGGATGAAGATGAGAAGAAGAAGGTGTGCCTGCCTGGCTTCACGGGGCTGGTGAATCTAGGCAATACCTGCTTCATGAACAGTGTCATCCAGTCACTGTCCAACACCCGGGAGCTGCGTGACTACTTCCATG ATCGATCCTTTGAGTCTGAAATCAACTACAACAACCCCCTAGGGACAGGGGGACGCTTGGCCATTGGCTTTGCTATGCTATTGCGAGCGCTCTGGAAAGGCACACACCATGCTTTTCAGCCTTCTAAATTGAAG GCAATTGTGGCCAGCAAGGCCAGCCAGTTCACTGGCTATGCCCAGCACGATGCTCAAGAGTTTATGGCCTTTCTGCTTGATGGCCTGCATGAGGATCTCAACCGCATCCAGAACAAACCCTACACAGAAACTGTTGACTCAGACGGGAGGCCTGATGAG GTGGTAGCTGAGGAGGCCTGGCAGCGACACAAGATGAGGAATGATTCCTTCATTGTGGACCTATTCCAGGGCCAGTACAAATCCAAGTTGGTGTGCCCAGTCTGTTCCAAG GTGTCCATCACCTTTGATCCCTTCCTGTACCTCCCCGTCCCCCTCCCACAAAAGCAGAAGGTGCTGACTGTCTACTACTTTGCAAAGGAGCCGCACAAGAAACCCATCAAG TTCCTCGTGAGTATCAGCAAGGAAAACTCCAGTGCCATGGAAGTACTCGACTCGGTGGCCCACAGTGTGCATGTGAAACCAGTCAACCTGCGCCTAGCAGAG GTAATCAAGAATCGCTTCCAACGCATGTTCTTGCCGACCCAGTCTCTGGACACAGTCTCTCCCACagacctgctgctctgcttcgAGGTGCTGTCCTCAGAGCTGGCCAAAGAGCGGGTAGTGGAGCTGCAGGTCCAGCAG CGCCCACAGGTACCTAGTGTCCCTGTCGCCAAGTGTGCAGCCTGCCAGAAGAAGCAGCTGTCAGAGGAAGAGAAGCTTAAGCGTTGCACGAGGTGCTATCGAGTTGGTTACTGCAACGT GACGTGTCAGAAGACACACTGGCCAGACCACAAGGCTTTGTGCCGCCCTGAGAACATCGGTTTCCCCTTCCTCATCAGTGTGCCGGAATCCCGCCTCACTTACGCCCGCCTGGCCCAGCTGCTGGAGGGCTACGCAAG GTACTCGGTCAGCGTGTTTCAGCCTCCTTTCCAGCTGGGACGGATGTCACCAGAGCAGGGgcttcagcctctgctcctAGACAAACTGGAGCCCCCGGCCAAAGGCAGCTGTGCCGCCGCCACCTCTGTTCCTGAGCTGGGGGACGGGGACAGGGCTTCCGGCCTCCTGCAGGAGCCTCCCCTCTCACCAGCTGTGCCTGAGCTGCACCCGGAGATTGGTGACACTGGCACTGTTCGGAGCAAGGTCCTGGCTGCCAGGAGTTCCCTGCTGAGCTTGGATTCAGGCTTCTCTGAGCACATGGATTCGCAGGGTGACAGCTGTTGCGAGAAAGAGCCGTCCTATGAGAGAGCCCTCAAACCAGAAG CTGCCATCCCTGGGTACCAGCACACTCCAGACTCGCTGAGCGCCCGTGCCACGCAGTTCTACATCAACAAGATCGATGCTGCCAACAAAGAGTATAAGCTGGAAGATAAAG GTGACACCCCCTTGGAACTGACAGATGACTGTTCCCTTGCCCTGGTGTGGAAGAACAATGAGCGCCTCAAGGAATTTGTATTGGTGGAGTCCAAGGATCTGGAGTGTGTGGAGGATCCGAGCTCAGCCAGTGAAGCAGCCCGAGCTGGCCACTTCACCCTGGAGCAGTGCCTCAATCTCTTCACCAAGCCTGAAGTCCTGGCCCCAGAGGAAGCATG GTACTGCCCCAAGTGCAAACAGCACCGTGAGGCCTCCAAGCAGTTGATGCTGTGGCGCCTGCCCAACGTCCTCATCATCCAGCTCAAGCGCTTCTCCTTCCGCAGCTTTATTTGGAGGGACAAGATCAATGATATGGTTGACTTCCCTGTCCG GAGCCTGGACCTAAGCAAATTCTGCATCGGCCGGAAGGGTGAGCAACAGCTGCCTATGTATGACCTGTATGCTGTAATCAATCACTATGGAGGCATGATTGGCGGGCACTACACGGCATATGCCCGCCTGCCCAACGACAAGAACAGCCAGCGCAGTGACGTGG GCTGGCGGCTCTTCGATGACAGCACAGTCACCACCGTGGACGAGAGCCAGGTGGTAACCAGATATGCGTATGTCCTCTTCTACCGCCGGAGGAACTCTCCTGTGGAGAGACCTCTGCCAGGGCACCCCCCAGACCACCGAGCTGAGCGCACCCCCTCTGCTGAAGCTGCTGCCAGTCAG GGACTGACTTCGGTGCCGTTTGGATCCGGCCTGGCCCCCGAAGGAGCCCCGCCGCTGGCTGCGGAAGGCCTCCCCGAGCGCTTCGCCAGCCCCGCCGAGCGCCCGGCCCCCTCCTACAGCAGCATGGAAGAAGTGGATTAG